DNA from Dehalobacter sp. 12DCB1:
GCAGAGCAGATACGGCCCGCCGATTCTGCAGCCTTTCTACGATGTTTTTAAATTGATGAATAAAAGCAGCATTGCGGTAAATTCACAGCAGAGGCTGTACATCATCTGTTTCATCGTATTTGTGATAATCTCGGGAGCCATTTTCTTTGGCGGCGGAGACTTGCTGCTGGCAATTTTCGCTTTAACGCTCGCCAGCGTCTTTCTGATCATCGCGGCCTACTCTACTTTTTCACCGTACGCCTATATCGGTGCAGAAAGAGAAATGCTGCAAATCATGGCCTATGAGCCGATGGTGATCTTAACGACTGTAGGAATGTATATGGTGACAAAAAGTTTTAATGTTTGGGATATCGCAATGTATGACCAACCACTGATTTACAGTCTGCCAGGTATTTTTCTTGGATTCCTGTTTATCCTAACCATTAAATTTCGTAAATCACCTTTTGATATATCGATGTCTCATCATGCGCATCAGGAGATTGTCCGCGGGATTATCACAGAGTTTTCCGGGACGGATTTGGCGCTGATTGAGATTGCCCACTGGTATGAAAATGTGTTGCTGTTGGGCATTGTTTGTCTGTTTTTTGCGTCAAGCCCGATCATTGCCTTAATTCTGGCGGTCGTCGTCTATTTCCTGGAAATCTGGATTGACAACAACTATTCCCGTCTGAAATGGCAGTCTGCGCTTGGAAGCGCCTGGATCGTTGCACTTGTACTTGGCGTAGGCAACATCGCCTATCTGGCGCTTAGATAACGGGATACAATGTGCCAAGGGCGGCGATTCTAAATTAACATTTAACGATCATGCTGCAGACTATGTCACTGTAATGGATGACACAACGACCGAAAGCGGCTTCCACTACGGGGACTAACCCGAGCAAAACTAAATACATTTTTATACTGATTGGAGTGAAATGATTTGTCATACTTGCCGAAGTCTCCTTGGCTGGTTCATTACGACGCCTCCAGCTGCAACGGCTGTGATATCGAAGTACTGGCTTGTCTGACGCCTTTATATGATGTCGAACGTTTTGGCGTTTTGAATATTGGCAATCCTAAGCATGCTGATATTTTTGTCGTGACTGGATCTGTCAATGAACAAAATAAAGCGGTAATTAAAAATATTTATGACCAGATGGCTGATCCGAAAGTTGTAGTGGCAATCGGAGCTTGCGCCACTTCCGGAGGAATCTTCCGCGAATGCTATAATGTCCAGGGCGGAATCGATAACGTCATTCCAGTAGACGTCTATGTCCCTGGATGCGCTGCCAGACCTGAAGCGATCATTGACGGTGTCGTTCAGGCTTTGGGAGTCCTTGAGGAAAAATATAAGAACTTAGGGAAGGTGGCGAAATAGATGACGGAATGTATCATTAATCCGGTCGCGACTGAAGAGCTTGTTGACCGTTCAAAGCAGTATTTGCAAAATGGGTATCGACTGGTTCAAATCTGCGGCACCAAAACGCTATCGGAAATGTATTTACTTTATTCGTTTGAAAAACTCGACTTGACTTTGGAAACTTTGAGATTAGATGTCCAGGTTGGCGATACCGTTCCGAGTATCAGCGGTGTATATTTTGCAGCGTTTCTTTATGAAAACGAGATCCATGACCTTTATGGCGTTAATGTCAGCGGAATGGCAGTCGATTTTCAGGGGACATTTTACGAGACAGCAGTTAAACAGCCTTTCAGCGTAACTGCCGCGGATATGAAAGAATAGGAGAGGAATGGTAATATGGGTGAGCGAACAATAATTCCATTTGGGCCTCAGCATCCGGTACTGCCTGAACCGCTCCATCTAGATCTTATTATGGAAGATGAGAAAGTAGTTGGCGCTGTTCCTTCGATCGGGTTTGTGCACAGAGGCTTGGAAAAGCTGGTTGAAAAAAGAGATTTTAATGAAATGATCTATGTCATTGAGCGTATTTGCGGGATCTGCAGTTTTATTCACGGACAGGCCTATGCTCAGACGCTGGAAGGCATGATGGGCGTGGACATTCCACCCCGCGCCAAATACCTGCGTACCATCTGGGCGGAACTTTCCAGGGTACACAGCCACTTGCTCTGGCTCGGTCTCATGGCCGATGGTTATGGATTTGAAAGCCTGTTTATGCATTGCTGGCGAATCAGGGAAAAAGTGCTTGATATTTTTGAAGAGACCACCGGCGGTAGAGTTATATTTAGTGTATGTAAAATTGGCGGGGTCTGGAAAGATATTGATAACGACACATTGAATAGAATAAAGCGTATTATCAAAGACATCGGTGAAGAAGCTAAAGCAGTGACAGACGTATTTGTACGGGACTATTCCGTTCAGAAGAGAACCAGGGGCATAGGAGTCCTGACCTATCAGGAAGCGATCGATCTGGGCGCCGTTGGTCCGACCTTGAGGGGCAGCGGTGTTGTGGAGGATATGCGTACCTTAGGCTATGCCGCTTACGGCGATCTGAATTTTGAGCCAATCGTCGAGAAAGACGGTGATTGCTACGCCCGTACCGTGGTTCGGGTGCGTGAATTATACCAGTCGCTGGACCTGATTCGTCAGTGTATTGAAAAGATACCTGACGGTGAAGTTGATATGAAGGTGAAGGGCAATCCAAACGGAGAATATATCGCCCGTCTGGAGCAGCCGCGGGGCCAGGCTTTCTACTACGCCAAAGGCAACGGTACAAAATATTTGGACAGGTTCAGAGTCAGGACACCGACGTTTGCGAATATCCCTGCGTTGCTGAAAATATTGCCGGGCGCAGACCTTGCAGATGTTCCGGTACTGGCATTGACCATTGATCCTTGTATCAGCTGTACGGAAAGGTAGGGAGAGACGCATGGCTTTTAATGTAATCAATAAAACAATTATGAAAAGTTTATTCAGCAAGCCTGCTACAGCGATGTATCCGGTCATCAAAAATGAATTTTATCCGAATACGCGCGGCAGCATTGAAATGGCTAAGATAGATGATTGTTCGTTCTGCGGCATTTGTTCCCGGAGATGTCCGGCTACAGCCATTGAAGTCGCTAAACCCGATAAAAAATGGGAAATCGACCGTACGCGTTGTATTGTTTGCAATTTCTGCGTTCAGGTATGCCCGAAGAATTGCCTGAATACCCAAAGAAGTTACACTGCGCCAATGAGAGATAAATCGAGTAAGTTGTTTACCGCATATGGGCCTGTCGTCCAGGAAGTTACTTCCGGGACAGAAGCTCAGAATAATCTTACACAGGTGGAAACAGTAGAAGAAGATGCATGAATATCCGATTACTGAACAAATTATAAAAATTGCTTCCGGAAAAGCCAAGGAGAATAATGCGCGTAGTGTTACGCGCATTACCTTGGTTGTCGGGGAGCAGTCCGGCTTCATTGGCGAATCCATTCAAATGTATTTTGATATTATTTCGAAAGGCACGCTCTGTGAGGGGGCTGTTCTTGAGATGGAAAATATTAAAGCCAAGTGGTACTGCCCTGACTGTAATATTCATTATACGCGTCAGCCGTTTTCTTTTGCCTGCCCTGACTGCGGCAATGATGGCATGCCAACAAACATTGGAAAAGAATTCTATGTTAAAGATATTGAAATAGAAACAGAATAAAAAGGGGGGCTTTAAGTGGCAGAAAAAGAAATTCAGGTTGTTCAGAACATTTTTGATGAAAATGACAGGATAGCCTTTGCGACGCAGGAAAAACTGGGCAAGATGGGTGTATTTGTTGTGAATATCATGGGGGCTCCCGGAGCAGGAAAGACATCGAGCATTATTAATCTCATCCGGCAGCTTTCCGAAAACAAAGTATATGTGATTGAAGGAGACATCGAATCGGATATTGACACGGTCAAGCTCAAAGAGTTAGGTATTGAAGCGATCCAGATTAACACGAATGGAGCATGTCATCTGGATGCGCCTACAATCCAGAGTTCCCTGGACGGATTGTCTTTTGATAAGCCCGGATTGTTGTTCATCGAAAATATCGGTAATTTGGTCTGCCCGGCAGAATTCCAAATTGGTGAGCATATCAAAATGCTGATTTGCTCAGCGGCTGAGGGCAGTGATAAACCGTATAAATATCCGCTGGCTTTTGAAAAAGCCGACGTGATTCTGCTTACGAAATGTGACTTGAAAACGTATGTTGATTTCAACGATGAATTTTTCCTTAAGGGAGTAAGAGCATTGAACAAAACTGCACCGGTGTTTGAAGTTAACGCTAAAACCGGACAAGGTTTTGAAGACGTTGCAGGATGGCTACTGCAAAAAAAAGGTTAAAAGGCTATTCTTTGCTTTTTTAGGTGAACCGTAATAAAATGATTTCAGTATGAGGTCAACCTTAAATCCTATATATCACAATTTTGAGCTGATAGGGTACGAAAGAGACTAGCGGCATTTGAACAGGGTGGTGAACGAAATGTGTGTGGCTGTTCCCGGGAAAGTGGTGGAAGTGAATGACTTTACCGGCAAGGTTGATTTCCAGGGGAATATTATTGATGTTAATATGGCCCTGGTAGATGCCCAAGCAGGTGATTACGTACTGGTTCATGCAGGATGCGCCATTGAAGTTATTCAGAAGGACACTGCCGATGAAATATTGGAGTTATTTGTAGAATTGGAGTCACTGAAATATGAATCTTGATCATATACGGAAAGAGCTTGCGGGCGATCATCAAGAGCTTAAAATCATGGAAGTATGCGGAACTCATACTTCCTCAATCTTTAAAAACGGCATACGCAGTCTGCTTTCACCAAAGATCAGGCTTATATCCGGTCCGGGCTGTCCGGTGTGCGTAACTCCGGCTTCCTATATTGATAAAGCCATCGAATGGGCCATGACACCGAACTGCGTGCTGCTGACCTTTGGCGATATGATGAAAGTGCCGGGCTCGGAGAAATCTTTAAGTGAGGCCAAGGCGGACGGGGCAAAGGTCGAGATCATGTACTCACCGCAGGAAGCGCTTAAAAAGGCCGCAGCTAACCCGGAACTTACGTATGTGATCGCCTGCGTCGGTTTTGAAACCACGATTCCGTCTTATGCGCTGGTTATCCAACAAATGGAGCGTTCCGGTCTGACCAATATCAGGTTCTTGACGGCGCTGCGCAGGGTTATGCCGGCTCTGGACTTCATCTGCGCCACGGATAATGAAATATCAGCGTTTATTGCGCCGGGGCATGTCAGCACGATTCTTGGTTCGCAGGCTTATGCCGGTTTGGCGGAGCAGTATATGAAGCCTTTTGCCGTAGCCGGCTTTGAAGGAGAACATATCCTGATCGCCATTTATGATTTGGTCAAACAAGTCGAAAATCATAAACACGAAGTGCATAATCTTTATCCTTCTGTGGTTAAGCCGGAAGGGAACGCGATTGCTTTAACATATATCAGCGACTATTTTGAAGCCGGACCTGCCTTTTGGCGCGGAATCGGCGTTATTGAGGACTCTGGTTTATATCTGAATCAAAAATACCGGCAATATGATGCCGGTTCGACCGATCTTGTCGGCGATGCTCAAAAATCGACGAACTGTCGTTGCGGCGAGGTTATCCTTGGCAAGATTAACCCTGATGAGTGTCCGATGTTCGGTAAGGCCTGTACACCGGCCAAAGCGCAAGGGCCCTGTATGGTATCGTCTGAAGGTACCTGCGGCATCTGGTTCCGGTTTACCAGAAAGTAATCCATTCATAAATTTGTAATCAACGTTTAAATGTTGCGTATGAAAAAATAAGTCGGGAAAATATACTAAGAAGATAAATAAGATAGATAAGGTAGATACAGTAAGATAGTTTACAGATGGACTCAGGCTAAGCAGCCTGTAATGAAAAATGAGTGGGTGAGTAAGTGAAGATTGTAATGGCGCATGGAAGCGGTGGCAATGCTACCAGGGAGCTTATTAAGGATCTTTTCCATAAATATCTGGCCAACGATTACCTTGATAAAATGGAAGATTCGGCCATCCTGCCGGTTTCCAAATATCCGCTGGCGATGACAACTGATTCTTTTGTGGTGACGCCTCTGGAATTTCCGGGAGGGAATATTGGCAAGCTTGCTGTCTGCGGAACGGTAAATGATCTCTGGATGGCCGGAGCCGAACCTCAGTATCTGACAGCGGGATTTATTCTGGAAGAAGGTCTCGAGATAGATTTACTTGACCGCGTCGTCGCATCTCTGAGTAAAACGGCCAAAGAGGCAGGCATTAAAATTGTCGCCGGAGATACCAAGGTCGTTCAGGGAAACGGCGGTTTGTATATCAATACAGCTGGTCTTGGTTTCAGAAAAAGCGGTAAACAGATTGGTACGGATGCTATCCGTAAGGGAGATGCCCTCATTGTCAGCGGTGACTTAGGTAACCATCACGCCTGCATCATGTCCCAACGCATGGAAATCGCCAATTCGATCCAAAGTGACTGTGAGAATCTTGGACCGATGGTCGATGCTTTGCTTCAGGCAGGCGTTGAAGTCCGTGCGATGAGGGATATTACCCGGGGAGGCTTAGGTACGGTCCTAAATGAGATTGCCGAAGCTTCGAACCATGCCATAGAGATTGAAGAGAAAAGCATCCCTGTGGATCCGGAAGTCAAATCTTTCTGTGACATTTTAGGCCTGGATCCACTCTATATGGCCAATGAAGGGAAGTTTCTCTGTATCACCGCTCAAGAGCATTCAGACCAGGCTTTGGAAATTCTTAAGCAAAATCGGCTTGGCACTAACGCGAGGCTGATTGGTAGCGTCGCGGAGACCGGAAGACCTCTCGTGACCGTGAAAACAAGACTGGGAGGAAAAAGAATTATCGATGTCTTATATGGGGAAGGCCTTCCAAGGATTTGTTAGAAACCGTTTGAGAACCAGGAAATTGTCAGCCAAGGGCTTTCTGATCTGGATTGCAGCCACAGCGTTCATCCAGGTCATTGCTGTCGAAATGATTCAACGGGGAGATTTTAAATTAGCTTTTGGGTGGATAACTTCCGATTTTCTGGTATTTCTGATCAACGATTTCCTGGCAATTGTCATTCTGTGTTTTTTTCTTTTTCTTACCGGAAATCTGCGCCTTACGATCATTTCTTCATCTGTCCTGCTGATTTTACTTGCGGTAACGAATACGGTAAAGAAACAGTTTTTAGGCGATCCTTTGTTCCCTTGGGATTTTGGAAGATTTAACCAGGTTTATAATTTACTGCCGAAGATTTCCGGAGAAGTGGTGCCGGTCCTTGTTCTTCTTGGTGTGGTGATCATACTTTTTATTTTGGCTGGAACATTCCTGATTCCGAAGGACCATCTTCGCTTAAGGACCAGAATCTGTGTACTCGTAGGTGTCGGGATTCTGATTCCTGTTCTTGTTTTTTACCGGCATACGCCGATTCAGACGTTGTTTAAAATGGCAGAAATCGAACATATCTACTGGGTTCAAACCCAAAATAGCTTACAGAACGGTTTTCTCCTAGGTTTTATGATGAACACGGAATATGTCATGGTTTTTGAGCCGACTGGCTACAGTGAAGAAACCATCGACAAGATCATTGCTGGTGACAAAGCCAGTTCGTCTGCCATGGTTGCCAGTGTTCAAGACAGCGGAATGAAGCCGGATATTGTTGTCATATTAGATGAATCTTTTTGGGACCCTACAAGACTTCCGAATGTTGTTTTTTCTGAAGATCCGCTGCCCAATTTTAGAGAATTAAGCAATGAGGGCACTTCGGGTGAAATATTGTCCCCTGTGTTTGGAGGAAGTACGGCAAATGTGGAATTTGAGTTTTTGACAGGGTTATCGACAAATTTCCTGCCTCAGGGAGCAATAGCTTACCAGCAGTATGTCACAAAATCACTGCCGGCTCTGCCCAGCCTGCTTCAGCGTTACGGCTATGAAACGACGGCCATCCATCCCTATCACAGCTGGTTTTATGACAGGGACAAGATTTACCCGCTGCTGGGTTTTCAGCACTTTTACAGTCTGGAAGATTTCAGTGGGGCAGAAATTGACGGCGAATATATCGGAGATATGGAAGTAAGTAAAAGAATTATTCAAGAGCTTCAAACTGCCGATCAGCCGGAGTTCATTTTTGCTGTAACCATGCAAAATCACGGTCCTTATCCGGCTGACCGCTATAATGACCATGCGGTGAGTACCTCAGGCAGTCTGACGTCCGAAGGAAAAGGAATTTTAGACACTTATGCGGAAGGCGTACAAGATGCAGATACGTCGCTGGCTTTTTTGACTGACTATCTGCGGGAATCGAATAGGCCGACAATCGTCGTTTACTTCGGGGATCACCTGCCTTTTTTAGGCAAGGATTATCAGGTTTATAAAGAAACTAGTTATATTACCCGGAATGAAAACGAATGGTCCACTGGAGATACCTTAAAAATGAAGTCGGTTCCGCTGATCATTTGGTCAAACGATCAGCCGGACACTGCTGAAATCACTGCGGATAAAAGTTTGGCAGGCGCAGTCAAAAAAATACAAAGGACCTCGAATTTAGGACTTATCAGCTCGTCGTTTCTGGGAGCCTATTTGTTGGAACAGCTGAATTATCCGAAAAATGCTATTTTTGATTATACCGGGCGAATGGCTGATGTACTGCCCGTTTACGGAAAAACAGTCTTTGTTGACCAGTACGGGCAGGTGTACAACGAGTTGCCATCATCATTCCAGGAAACAAAAGAAGATTACTGGCTGCTGGAATATGACCTATTATTTGGGAAGCAGTATACAAATAAATAAAGAGAGTAGAAACAAAGCTAAAAAGAAATTAAAATAAAGCAAAGCTTTAACCGAACAGAACTAATGGTTATCTGTCCAAACAGGGAGTGGAAAAATAAACTGAATGACAGGTATAAGGAAAGGTAGGGATAAATATGCTTGATTTGTTATATGAAAGAAGAAGTATCCGCAAATACAGCCCATCTGCAATAGAAAAAGATAGAATCCAAAACCTGGTCAAAGCTGCCTTATTGGCTCCTTCCGGCAGAGGGATTCAGCCGCAGCGTTTCATCGTTGTGGAAGATCGTGACCTCCTTCAGAAACTTTCCGTAGCAAGGGAGCACGGATCAGCTTTCTTAAGCGGAGCCCCTTTGGCCATTGTGGTCCTGGCGGACAGCAGTCTGACAGATGTTTGGACCGAAGATGCATCTATAGCTGCGATCATTATTCAATTGGCCGCAAAATCGATGGGACTAGGTTCCTGCTGGGTTCAGGTCAGAAACAGAAATCAGTCCGAGGGGAAGACCACGGAAGAATATATCCAGGAAGTACTTAACATACCCCGGGGCTTAAAAGTGGAATGTATGATCGGGCTTGGATATCCTGCGGAACAAAAATTACGCAGGACGGAACAGGATTTGCACTATCAAAATGTATTTGTCAATCAGTATAGAACAGAATTTTTAAACGAATATTAAGCATATAAGCTTATCCTGTAAATAAAATTCTTGTGGAGGTGTCGTTCATGGATTGTCCGGTGTGTCATGTGAAATTGCAGATGGCGGAACGCAAAGGAGTAGAAATTGATTACTGCCCGCAGTGCCGCGGAATCTGGCTCGATCGCGGTGAATTGGACAAAATCATCGAAAAATCCCAGTCTGAGAACAGTACTCAGGAACGCAGACCTGGATATGTAAATGAATACGGGAATTATGAGCATGAATACAAGCAGCATGGTCAAGACCATGACCATGACCATGAACATGGTCAACATGGAAAATATGGCAGAAACAATAAAAGATCATTCCTCGGTGATCTGTTCGATTTTGGCGACTGATCTATCCTAACGAAAAGTCAGGAATTTATTGCCTGGATAAAAAACAGTAAAAATGCAAATTCTAAGACCGTAAAAGGGTACGTAATGGTTGAGCCAAGATTCTGTTATGCTCTTTTGGGGGTGTAACCGGGTTGGCCAAAGATTGTCTGAAGGTCGAAGGCTTTCAGGCAGTCGGAGGGAAGATTTTTAACGGTTGGGAAAAGCTTTAAGGCAGTCGATTAATTTTATTGTTTTAGGGTTCCAACCTATCGTTAAGGGTCGAGCTAAGATCATGCCGGGTGTCGTATATTCTATGTGTTTGTAAGTTCGTTACAAAGTCATAGAATTAATGGTTGGCTGCAGCCGTGAGGTTGCTGTCAGCTGTAAAGATATCTTGTATGGTCGAACAAACCATGACTATAGGTGGCGACCTGCT
Protein-coding regions in this window:
- a CDS encoding nickel-dependent hydrogenase large subunit, with the translated sequence MGERTIIPFGPQHPVLPEPLHLDLIMEDEKVVGAVPSIGFVHRGLEKLVEKRDFNEMIYVIERICGICSFIHGQAYAQTLEGMMGVDIPPRAKYLRTIWAELSRVHSHLLWLGLMADGYGFESLFMHCWRIREKVLDIFEETTGGRVIFSVCKIGGVWKDIDNDTLNRIKRIIKDIGEEAKAVTDVFVRDYSVQKRTRGIGVLTYQEAIDLGAVGPTLRGSGVVEDMRTLGYAAYGDLNFEPIVEKDGDCYARTVVRVRELYQSLDLIRQCIEKIPDGEVDMKVKGNPNGEYIARLEQPRGQAFYYAKGNGTKYLDRFRVRTPTFANIPALLKILPGADLADVPVLALTIDPCISCTER
- the hypA gene encoding hydrogenase maturation nickel metallochaperone HypA yields the protein MHEYPITEQIIKIASGKAKENNARSVTRITLVVGEQSGFIGESIQMYFDIISKGTLCEGAVLEMENIKAKWYCPDCNIHYTRQPFSFACPDCGNDGMPTNIGKEFYVKDIEIETE
- a CDS encoding nitroreductase family protein, with translation MLDLLYERRSIRKYSPSAIEKDRIQNLVKAALLAPSGRGIQPQRFIVVEDRDLLQKLSVAREHGSAFLSGAPLAIVVLADSSLTDVWTEDASIAAIIIQLAAKSMGLGSCWVQVRNRNQSEGKTTEEYIQEVLNIPRGLKVECMIGLGYPAEQKLRRTEQDLHYQNVFVNQYRTEFLNEY
- the hypD gene encoding hydrogenase formation protein HypD, producing MNLDHIRKELAGDHQELKIMEVCGTHTSSIFKNGIRSLLSPKIRLISGPGCPVCVTPASYIDKAIEWAMTPNCVLLTFGDMMKVPGSEKSLSEAKADGAKVEIMYSPQEALKKAAANPELTYVIACVGFETTIPSYALVIQQMERSGLTNIRFLTALRRVMPALDFICATDNEISAFIAPGHVSTILGSQAYAGLAEQYMKPFAVAGFEGEHILIAIYDLVKQVENHKHEVHNLYPSVVKPEGNAIALTYISDYFEAGPAFWRGIGVIEDSGLYLNQKYRQYDAGSTDLVGDAQKSTNCRCGEVILGKINPDECPMFGKACTPAKAQGPCMVSSEGTCGIWFRFTRK
- a CDS encoding HypC/HybG/HupF family hydrogenase formation chaperone, with translation MCVAVPGKVVEVNDFTGKVDFQGNIIDVNMALVDAQAGDYVLVHAGCAIEVIQKDTADEILELFVELESLKYES
- a CDS encoding zf-TFIIB domain-containing protein; translation: MDCPVCHVKLQMAERKGVEIDYCPQCRGIWLDRGELDKIIEKSQSENSTQERRPGYVNEYGNYEHEYKQHGQDHDHDHEHGQHGKYGRNNKRSFLGDLFDFGD
- a CDS encoding LTA synthase family protein, which produces MSYMGKAFQGFVRNRLRTRKLSAKGFLIWIAATAFIQVIAVEMIQRGDFKLAFGWITSDFLVFLINDFLAIVILCFFLFLTGNLRLTIISSSVLLILLAVTNTVKKQFLGDPLFPWDFGRFNQVYNLLPKISGEVVPVLVLLGVVIILFILAGTFLIPKDHLRLRTRICVLVGVGILIPVLVFYRHTPIQTLFKMAEIEHIYWVQTQNSLQNGFLLGFMMNTEYVMVFEPTGYSEETIDKIIAGDKASSSAMVASVQDSGMKPDIVVILDESFWDPTRLPNVVFSEDPLPNFRELSNEGTSGEILSPVFGGSTANVEFEFLTGLSTNFLPQGAIAYQQYVTKSLPALPSLLQRYGYETTAIHPYHSWFYDRDKIYPLLGFQHFYSLEDFSGAEIDGEYIGDMEVSKRIIQELQTADQPEFIFAVTMQNHGPYPADRYNDHAVSTSGSLTSEGKGILDTYAEGVQDADTSLAFLTDYLRESNRPTIVVYFGDHLPFLGKDYQVYKETSYITRNENEWSTGDTLKMKSVPLIIWSNDQPDTAEITADKSLAGAVKKIQRTSNLGLISSSFLGAYLLEQLNYPKNAIFDYTGRMADVLPVYGKTVFVDQYGQVYNELPSSFQETKEDYWLLEYDLLFGKQYTNK
- a CDS encoding complex I subunit 1 family protein; this translates as MSGSYAWLIVILYIILAPFIGGLIAGVDRRISARMQSRYGPPILQPFYDVFKLMNKSSIAVNSQQRLYIICFIVFVIISGAIFFGGGDLLLAIFALTLASVFLIIAAYSTFSPYAYIGAEREMLQIMAYEPMVILTTVGMYMVTKSFNVWDIAMYDQPLIYSLPGIFLGFLFILTIKFRKSPFDISMSHHAHQEIVRGIITEFSGTDLALIEIAHWYENVLLLGIVCLFFASSPIIALILAVVVYFLEIWIDNNYSRLKWQSALGSAWIVALVLGVGNIAYLALR
- a CDS encoding NADH-quinone oxidoreductase subunit C, which encodes MTECIINPVATEELVDRSKQYLQNGYRLVQICGTKTLSEMYLLYSFEKLDLTLETLRLDVQVGDTVPSISGVYFAAFLYENEIHDLYGVNVSGMAVDFQGTFYETAVKQPFSVTAADMKE
- the hypE gene encoding hydrogenase expression/formation protein HypE codes for the protein MKIVMAHGSGGNATRELIKDLFHKYLANDYLDKMEDSAILPVSKYPLAMTTDSFVVTPLEFPGGNIGKLAVCGTVNDLWMAGAEPQYLTAGFILEEGLEIDLLDRVVASLSKTAKEAGIKIVAGDTKVVQGNGGLYINTAGLGFRKSGKQIGTDAIRKGDALIVSGDLGNHHACIMSQRMEIANSIQSDCENLGPMVDALLQAGVEVRAMRDITRGGLGTVLNEIAEASNHAIEIEEKSIPVDPEVKSFCDILGLDPLYMANEGKFLCITAQEHSDQALEILKQNRLGTNARLIGSVAETGRPLVTVKTRLGGKRIIDVLYGEGLPRIC
- the nuoB gene encoding NADH-quinone oxidoreductase subunit NuoB; translated protein: MSYLPKSPWLVHYDASSCNGCDIEVLACLTPLYDVERFGVLNIGNPKHADIFVVTGSVNEQNKAVIKNIYDQMADPKVVVAIGACATSGGIFRECYNVQGGIDNVIPVDVYVPGCAARPEAIIDGVVQALGVLEEKYKNLGKVAK
- a CDS encoding 4Fe-4S binding protein; amino-acid sequence: MAFNVINKTIMKSLFSKPATAMYPVIKNEFYPNTRGSIEMAKIDDCSFCGICSRRCPATAIEVAKPDKKWEIDRTRCIVCNFCVQVCPKNCLNTQRSYTAPMRDKSSKLFTAYGPVVQEVTSGTEAQNNLTQVETVEEDA
- the hypB gene encoding hydrogenase nickel incorporation protein HypB, which codes for MAEKEIQVVQNIFDENDRIAFATQEKLGKMGVFVVNIMGAPGAGKTSSIINLIRQLSENKVYVIEGDIESDIDTVKLKELGIEAIQINTNGACHLDAPTIQSSLDGLSFDKPGLLFIENIGNLVCPAEFQIGEHIKMLICSAAEGSDKPYKYPLAFEKADVILLTKCDLKTYVDFNDEFFLKGVRALNKTAPVFEVNAKTGQGFEDVAGWLLQKKG